A part of Saccharomonospora amisosensis genomic DNA contains:
- a CDS encoding PstS family phosphate ABC transporter substrate-binding protein — protein sequence MSPGQRLEAVAELLLSNQGSLVLGIAALLAIAAPFADRYLIRRKRLYYRVQYNSKLGLSPVDLQDHDDSVKHADPELQPIAELLDRMSIVVIRVRNTGIDDISAADLKDDPIEFTFGGRVIWNARISEPSIETHRKKLKNSLEFFTTDTNGNGYEDNTLDNVRVSLGRRLSAWLRGEPVDRAAQSSASQPAPRWHGVRFREISLQRKEKFKLVVVLREPDGNIEGELTKEVRCSGHVAGGRILDERRQRRITWPRLTATFGVLLTGALLATLLVNASQPGAASDIPCADGRLRVVGSSAFIPVVERIATEYTRTCAGAEIDTDATGSIGGVRMLAAAQDEPDELAALSDGESGAATPELVAQPIAVIVYTVVVNDSVGVDSLSIEQIRGIHEGRYRDWNQLRDGPSLPIRIVGRGQESGSRQTFEATVLGASEAGLSSDSCEDADRGSGSPLIRCERSTEAQVVAEVADTAGAIGYVDLPSAIDARTDGHPLTVVRLGDRYPDANNIEHGYPFWAIEYLYTRGAPDDGSVLRGFIDYLRSGTARAELRETGYTPCIGRNGVPHRLCRG from the coding sequence ATGAGTCCAGGCCAACGGTTGGAGGCCGTCGCCGAGCTACTGCTCTCCAACCAGGGCAGTCTCGTCCTCGGAATCGCTGCCCTGCTCGCGATCGCGGCACCGTTCGCCGACCGCTACCTCATCCGGCGCAAACGGCTGTACTACCGGGTTCAGTACAACTCGAAACTCGGGTTGAGCCCGGTTGACCTGCAAGACCACGACGACTCCGTGAAGCACGCCGACCCCGAGTTGCAGCCCATCGCCGAGTTGCTCGACCGGATGAGCATCGTGGTGATCCGCGTTCGCAACACCGGAATCGACGACATCTCGGCGGCGGACCTGAAGGACGACCCCATCGAGTTCACCTTCGGCGGCCGGGTGATCTGGAACGCTCGTATCTCCGAACCCTCGATCGAGACGCACCGCAAGAAGCTGAAGAACAGCCTCGAGTTCTTCACTACCGACACCAACGGCAACGGCTATGAAGACAACACGCTCGACAACGTCCGGGTCTCGTTGGGCAGGCGGCTGTCGGCGTGGTTGCGTGGCGAACCGGTGGACAGGGCGGCTCAGTCCAGCGCGAGCCAGCCCGCACCGCGATGGCACGGCGTCCGATTCCGGGAAATTTCCCTGCAGCGCAAGGAGAAGTTCAAGCTCGTTGTCGTGCTGCGGGAACCGGACGGCAACATCGAAGGCGAACTCACCAAGGAGGTGCGTTGTTCCGGGCATGTGGCGGGCGGCCGCATCCTCGACGAGCGGCGACAGCGGCGAATCACCTGGCCAAGGCTCACCGCTACGTTCGGTGTGCTGCTTACCGGTGCGCTGCTCGCCACGCTGCTGGTGAACGCGTCACAACCGGGCGCGGCCTCGGACATTCCGTGTGCTGACGGCCGGTTGCGGGTGGTCGGCTCCAGCGCCTTCATCCCGGTCGTCGAGCGAATCGCCACCGAGTACACCCGCACCTGCGCGGGCGCTGAAATCGACACCGATGCCACGGGCAGTATCGGCGGGGTACGCATGCTGGCGGCGGCTCAGGACGAGCCGGACGAGCTCGCGGCGCTCTCCGACGGCGAGAGCGGAGCGGCCACTCCCGAACTCGTCGCCCAGCCGATCGCCGTCATCGTCTACACCGTTGTGGTCAACGACTCGGTCGGCGTCGACAGCCTGAGCATCGAGCAGATCAGAGGCATCCACGAGGGCCGCTACCGCGACTGGAATCAACTTCGCGATGGGCCTTCGCTGCCGATCCGTATCGTCGGCAGAGGCCAGGAATCCGGTTCGAGACAGACGTTCGAGGCCACAGTGCTCGGTGCCTCCGAAGCAGGGCTTTCCTCGGATTCCTGTGAGGATGCCGACCGGGGAAGCGGTTCACCACTGATCCGTTGTGAGCGAAGCACCGAGGCGCAGGTGGTGGCCGAGGTCGCGGACACGGCGGGTGCCATCGGCTACGTCGACCTGCCGTCGGCGATCGACGCGAGAACCGATGGTCACCCGCTCACCGTTGTCCGGCTCGGCGACAGGTATCCGGACGCGAACAACATCGAGCACGGCTACCCGTTCTGGGCGATCGAGTACCTCTACACCAGGGGCGCGCCCGACGACGGATCGGTGCTGCGAGGCTTCATCGACTACCTGCGCAGCGGCACCGCCCGTGCGGAGCTTCGCGAGACCGGGTACACGCCGTGTATCGGCAGGAACGGTGTGCCGCATCGGCTGTGTCGCGGTTGA
- a CDS encoding SIS domain-containing protein: protein MTAEINEQPEVLAALVETRAEIATVARSIAERSPRFALLVARGSSDHAALYAKYLIEILLGLPAGLASPSTTTLYDAHPDLRDVLVVTVSQSGSSPDLLEATVSAKAGGALTLAVTNTPSSPLHDVAEFSVQIRAGQELAVAATKTYSATLLALYLLVDAARGGSGEHVRDIGELARQALVESSEGVERAVERYRFADRLITTARGYSFATALEAALKLTETSYLTTRAYSGADLLHGPVAAVDTDTAVLAVTSEGRGGGAMWDVLDAVSGRGADVLTVGSAAASMPASLCIPLPETTEEIAPILEVLPVQRLALGLALARGFDPDRPRGLHKVTRTR, encoded by the coding sequence ATGACGGCGGAGATCAACGAGCAACCCGAGGTGCTCGCCGCACTGGTCGAGACGAGGGCCGAGATCGCCACCGTGGCGCGTTCGATCGCCGAGCGTTCACCCCGGTTCGCCCTGCTGGTTGCCCGCGGTTCCAGCGACCATGCGGCGCTGTACGCGAAGTACCTCATCGAGATCCTGCTGGGTCTGCCAGCCGGGCTCGCGTCGCCGTCGACGACAACGCTGTACGACGCGCACCCCGACCTGCGAGACGTCCTAGTGGTCACCGTCAGCCAGAGCGGCAGCTCGCCCGACCTGCTCGAGGCCACGGTCTCTGCCAAGGCTGGTGGCGCGCTGACACTCGCGGTCACCAACACCCCGTCGTCACCACTGCACGACGTCGCGGAGTTCTCCGTGCAGATCAGGGCTGGGCAGGAACTGGCCGTGGCCGCCACGAAGACGTACTCCGCCACGCTGCTCGCGCTCTACCTGCTGGTCGACGCGGCGCGAGGGGGAAGTGGTGAGCACGTGCGCGACATCGGCGAGCTGGCACGGCAGGCGTTGGTCGAGTCCTCGGAAGGGGTGGAACGGGCCGTCGAGCGCTACCGTTTCGCCGACCGACTGATAACCACGGCCAGAGGCTACTCATTCGCCACCGCGCTGGAGGCCGCGCTCAAACTCACCGAGACCAGCTACCTCACCACCCGCGCCTACAGCGGTGCCGACCTGCTGCACGGGCCGGTCGCCGCCGTCGACACCGACACCGCCGTGCTGGCGGTAACGAGCGAAGGCAGGGGTGGCGGCGCGATGTGGGACGTGCTCGACGCCGTGTCCGGGCGCGGCGCCGACGTGCTCACGGTGGGCTCCGCCGCCGCCAGCATGCCCGCGTCGCTGTGCATCCCGTTGCCCGAAACGACGGAGGAAATCGCCCCGATCCTGGAGGTGCTGCCGGTGCAACGGCTCGCACTGGGCCTCGCGCTGGCGAGGGGGTTCGACCCCGACCGACCGCGTGGCCTGCACAAGGTGACGAGGACCAGGTGA
- a CDS encoding MarR family winged helix-turn-helix transcriptional regulator produces MTASSQDVPGRLFLAIGRLSRSLRQAGAPGPGHGAISALATLAAYGQLRLGDLAAKEGVAAATMSRIVAALVDAGYVRRESDPADRRAWLATVTEEGERLLSGVRSTRIEELDRRIARLSPEHREALTAALPALEALLTDEES; encoded by the coding sequence GTGACCGCGTCGTCACAGGACGTACCCGGCAGGCTGTTCCTCGCCATCGGCAGGCTGTCGCGCTCGCTTCGGCAGGCCGGTGCGCCCGGGCCCGGACACGGTGCGATCTCGGCACTGGCCACACTCGCCGCCTACGGCCAGTTGCGGCTCGGTGATCTGGCTGCCAAGGAGGGCGTGGCCGCGGCCACGATGTCGCGCATCGTCGCCGCGCTCGTCGACGCCGGGTACGTGCGCAGGGAGTCCGACCCGGCCGACCGCAGGGCGTGGCTCGCGACCGTGACCGAAGAGGGCGAGCGGTTGCTCTCCGGGGTGCGCTCCACCCGGATCGAAGAGCTGGACCGGCGCATCGCCCGGCTCTCGCCCGAACATCGCGAAGCGCTGACCGCGGCGCTTCCCGCGCTGGAGGCGCTGCTGACCGACGAAGAGTCGTGA
- the thiD gene encoding bifunctional hydroxymethylpyrimidine kinase/phosphomethylpyrimidine kinase, with product MTPTPKTALTIAGSDSGGGAGLQADLRTFFACGVHGMTAVTAVTVQNSLGVAGFSEIPVDVVTAQITAVAGDMGVNAAKTGMLATVEIIEAVASTLDEVGIGRGTQSHVPLVVDPVAASMHGDALLRQDALEALRTELLPRATLATPNLDEVLLLTGVRVSDGQSQREAAQALLELGPQWVLVKGGHLVNSPRCVDLLSDGTHIVELGGPRYETEHTHGGGDTLASAITAGLAKGLGVPDAVSSGKRFIERSVAEAYPLGAGVGPVSPFWRLSQSD from the coding sequence GTGACTCCGACGCCCAAGACCGCGCTCACCATCGCGGGTTCCGACTCCGGTGGTGGAGCAGGGCTGCAGGCCGATCTGCGCACCTTCTTCGCCTGCGGGGTGCACGGGATGACCGCGGTGACGGCCGTGACCGTGCAGAACTCGCTCGGAGTGGCGGGATTCAGCGAGATCCCCGTGGACGTGGTCACCGCGCAGATCACCGCGGTCGCGGGCGATATGGGAGTGAACGCGGCGAAGACGGGCATGCTCGCGACGGTGGAGATCATCGAGGCCGTCGCGAGCACACTCGACGAGGTCGGCATCGGCAGAGGCACGCAGTCCCACGTACCGCTCGTCGTCGATCCCGTGGCCGCCTCCATGCACGGTGACGCTCTGCTGCGGCAGGACGCTCTCGAGGCGCTGCGCACGGAACTGTTGCCACGCGCCACGCTGGCCACCCCGAACCTGGACGAGGTGCTGCTGCTCACCGGTGTGCGGGTCAGTGACGGGCAGAGCCAGCGCGAGGCGGCGCAGGCACTGCTGGAACTCGGCCCGCAGTGGGTGTTGGTCAAGGGCGGGCATCTGGTGAACAGCCCGCGGTGCGTGGACCTGCTCTCCGACGGCACGCACATCGTGGAACTCGGCGGGCCTCGCTACGAGACCGAGCACACGCACGGCGGAGGTGACACACTCGCTTCCGCGATCACTGCGGGGCTGGCGAAGGGTCTCGGGGTGCCCGACGCGGTGTCGTCGGGCAAGCGGTTCATCGAGCGCAGCGTCGCCGAGGCGTATCCGCTTGGCGCTGGAGTCGGTCCCGTCTCCCCGTTCTGGCGGCTCTCGCAAAGCGACTGA
- the thiS gene encoding sulfur carrier protein ThiS, with protein MRVHVNGDEREFPEGSTVTDLLMAMGTEKQGVAVALDGEVVQRRDWADVVVPSGSHLEILTAVQGG; from the coding sequence ATGCGCGTTCACGTCAACGGCGATGAGCGGGAGTTTCCGGAGGGCAGCACCGTCACGGACCTGCTCATGGCCATGGGTACCGAGAAGCAGGGTGTGGCGGTGGCGCTGGACGGCGAGGTCGTCCAGCGACGCGACTGGGCCGATGTCGTCGTGCCGAGTGGTTCACACCTGGAGATCCTGACCGCCGTGCAAGGAGGCTAG
- the thiD gene encoding bifunctional hydroxymethylpyrimidine kinase/phosphomethylpyrimidine kinase: MSEQRPPAALTIAGSDSGGAAGLQADLRTFLTCGVHGLVAVTAVTVQNTLGVHARSDIGADIVAGQIEAVTSDMGAQAAKTGMLASAEIITAVRRACEKAGIGRAAAMPLVVDPVAASMHGRPLFDAEGLAALREELLPMATVLTPNLDEVRLLTGSAVTDRDSMRAAAAALHAMGPEYVLVKGGHLEGDPECVDLLYDGQTYTELRGPRFDTRHTHGAGDVMAAALTAGLARGMAVPEAVRYGKWYVSNAVRHSYPMGAEVGPVSAFWRLASESGPEGEGPIRRREARG, encoded by the coding sequence ATGAGCGAGCAGCGACCTCCGGCCGCGTTGACCATCGCCGGCTCCGACTCCGGCGGTGCGGCCGGGCTGCAGGCCGACCTGCGCACGTTTCTCACCTGCGGGGTACACGGGCTGGTCGCGGTGACGGCTGTGACCGTGCAGAACACTCTCGGCGTGCACGCGCGCAGCGACATCGGAGCGGACATCGTCGCGGGGCAGATCGAGGCCGTCACCTCCGACATGGGCGCGCAGGCGGCCAAGACCGGAATGCTTGCCTCAGCCGAGATCATCACCGCGGTGCGGCGGGCGTGTGAGAAGGCGGGCATCGGACGGGCAGCGGCGATGCCGTTGGTGGTAGACCCCGTGGCGGCTTCCATGCACGGCCGCCCGCTTTTCGACGCCGAAGGCCTGGCCGCGCTGCGGGAGGAGTTGCTGCCGATGGCGACCGTGCTTACTCCCAACCTCGACGAGGTGCGGTTGCTGACCGGAAGTGCCGTGACCGACCGTGACTCGATGCGGGCCGCCGCGGCGGCACTGCACGCGATGGGGCCGGAGTACGTGCTGGTGAAGGGCGGTCATCTCGAGGGTGACCCGGAATGCGTCGACCTGCTCTACGACGGTCAGACGTACACCGAGTTGCGGGGGCCCCGGTTCGACACTCGGCATACGCACGGCGCGGGCGACGTGATGGCCGCCGCACTGACCGCGGGGCTGGCGCGCGGGATGGCGGTTCCCGAGGCCGTGCGATACGGGAAGTGGTACGTCAGCAATGCCGTCCGGCACTCCTATCCCATGGGTGCCGAGGTCGGTCCCGTCTCGGCCTTCTGGCGGCTCGCCTCCGAATCGGGTCCGGAAGGCGAGGGCCCGATCCGGAGGCGAGAAGCGAGGGGCTGA
- the thiG gene encoding thiazole synthase (functions in thiamine (vitamin B1) biosynthesis; in Bacillus subtilis this enzyme catalyzes the formation of thiazole from dehydroxyglycine and 1-deoxy-D-xylulose-5-phosphate and ThiS-thiocarboxylate) produces the protein MTDDFGDHLVIGEHKLTSRLIIGTGGASNLKVLRRALVASGTELTTVAMRRADAEGGSGVLDLLRTLGIRLLPNTAGCRNAAEAVLTARLAREALDTDLIKLEVHADDRTLLPDPIETLEAAEQLVADGFTVLAYTNDDPVLALRLEEAGCAAVMPLGAPIGTGLGIRNPHNIELIVARAGVPIILDAGIGTASDAALAMELGCAAVLLSTAVTRAQDPERMAAAMRSAVVAGRLARDAGRVPQRFWAQASSPPR, from the coding sequence ATGACCGACGACTTCGGCGACCACCTGGTGATCGGTGAGCACAAGCTGACCTCACGGCTGATCATCGGCACCGGAGGGGCGAGCAACCTGAAGGTGCTTCGACGGGCCCTGGTGGCTTCCGGCACCGAACTGACCACCGTGGCGATGCGGCGCGCCGACGCCGAGGGCGGCTCCGGCGTGCTCGACCTGCTGCGCACGCTCGGTATCCGGCTGCTGCCCAACACCGCGGGCTGCCGAAACGCGGCCGAGGCCGTGCTGACGGCGCGGCTGGCACGGGAGGCGCTCGACACCGACCTCATCAAGCTGGAGGTGCACGCCGACGACCGCACCCTGCTGCCCGACCCGATCGAGACGCTGGAGGCAGCGGAACAACTGGTGGCCGACGGGTTCACCGTGCTGGCCTACACCAACGACGATCCGGTGCTTGCCCTGCGGCTGGAGGAAGCTGGTTGTGCCGCCGTCATGCCGCTTGGTGCTCCGATCGGCACGGGACTGGGCATCCGCAACCCGCACAACATCGAGTTGATCGTGGCGAGGGCAGGTGTGCCGATCATTCTGGACGCGGGCATCGGCACCGCCTCCGACGCGGCACTGGCGATGGAGCTTGGTTGCGCCGCCGTCCTGTTGTCGACGGCGGTGACAAGGGCGCAGGACCCCGAACGCATGGCGGCCGCCATGCGCTCTGCGGTGGTCGCGGGCAGGCTCGCTCGTGACGCGGGCCGCGTCCCGCAACGGTTCTGGGCACAGGCATCCAGCCCGCCACGCTGA
- the thiO gene encoding glycine oxidase ThiO: MTDTTAVAIVGAGVIGLAVAWRAAAAGHQVTIFDPRPVRGGASWVAGGMLAPVTEAWPGEEDVLELGEESLRRWPSFAADLAAEGMDPGLSTAGTVVAAFDSADAGQLDILAGYLHRLGRQASLVPGRQLRKTEPGLAGAVRSGLLVPGDLAVDNRALLRALHAGARRRGAHFVAERVTGLDGRTVRTETAEHRFRAVVLAAGAWSARLHPELCGQVRPLKGEILRLRARRATLPPPSGTIRAMVEGRPIYLVPRAGDELVLGATQYEAGFDETVTARGVRELLEGAERVFPSVAEYELTEARAGLRASSADNLPYLGVLDDGVFAATGHHRNGLLLAPVTADAALAWLAGAPTPPGVHRAHPGRMRSEERV, translated from the coding sequence ATGACTGACACCACAGCCGTCGCGATCGTGGGCGCGGGCGTTATCGGCCTGGCCGTGGCGTGGCGAGCGGCCGCGGCGGGCCACCAGGTCACCATCTTCGACCCGCGACCGGTGCGCGGCGGCGCGTCCTGGGTCGCGGGCGGGATGCTGGCGCCGGTCACCGAGGCCTGGCCGGGCGAGGAGGACGTGCTTGAACTCGGTGAGGAGTCCCTTCGACGCTGGCCTTCCTTCGCGGCCGACCTTGCTGCCGAGGGCATGGACCCTGGGCTGTCCACTGCCGGGACGGTCGTGGCGGCCTTCGACAGCGCCGACGCAGGCCAACTCGACATACTGGCCGGTTACCTGCACCGGCTGGGCAGGCAGGCGTCACTTGTGCCGGGGCGGCAACTGCGAAAGACCGAACCCGGGCTCGCAGGCGCGGTGCGGTCCGGTTTGCTCGTGCCTGGTGACCTCGCCGTGGACAACCGCGCGCTGCTGCGGGCACTGCACGCGGGAGCCCGGCGCCGAGGCGCTCACTTCGTCGCCGAACGCGTGACCGGCCTCGACGGCCGTACGGTGCGCACGGAGACGGCCGAGCACCGGTTCCGCGCCGTCGTGCTGGCAGCCGGTGCCTGGAGCGCGAGACTGCATCCCGAGCTCTGCGGCCAGGTACGGCCGCTGAAGGGCGAGATCCTGCGGCTGCGGGCGCGCAGGGCAACCCTGCCGCCCCCGAGCGGCACGATCCGCGCGATGGTCGAAGGCAGGCCGATCTACCTGGTGCCACGCGCAGGCGACGAACTCGTGCTCGGCGCGACCCAGTACGAGGCCGGATTCGACGAGACGGTCACCGCAAGGGGAGTCCGGGAGCTGCTCGAAGGGGCCGAGCGGGTCTTTCCGAGTGTGGCCGAGTACGAGCTCACGGAGGCAAGGGCGGGGTTGCGGGCGAGCAGTGCCGACAACCTGCCCTACCTCGGCGTGCTCGATGACGGGGTGTTCGCGGCGACCGGGCACCACCGCAACGGCTTGTTGCTGGCTCCGGTCACGGCGGACGCGGCGCTCGCGTGGCTGGCCGGTGCCCCGACACCCCCGGGAGTCCACCGAGCACATCCGGGCCGGATGCGAAGTGAGGAACGAGTGTGA
- the thiE gene encoding thiamine phosphate synthase: protein MPGLNGDQIRQRLAEARLYLCTDARRSRGDLAEFADAALAGGVDIIQLRDKTDGTLEASEEIEALEVLARACAKHGALLSVNDRADIALAVQADVLHLGQDDLPVSVARRILGDDPVIGRSTHSLEEARRAATEDGVDYFCVGPCWPTPTKPGRPAPGLELVRAVAEGIDTTRPWFAIGGIDERRVGEVVAAGARRAVVVRAITEAEDPAAAATTLRQALQPHDS from the coding sequence ATGCCCGGGCTCAACGGTGACCAGATAAGGCAGCGACTAGCCGAAGCCAGGCTGTACCTGTGTACCGATGCCCGCCGCTCCCGTGGCGATCTCGCCGAGTTCGCCGACGCGGCACTGGCGGGTGGCGTCGACATCATCCAACTGCGAGACAAGACCGACGGCACGCTGGAGGCCAGCGAGGAGATCGAGGCGCTGGAGGTGCTGGCGCGGGCCTGCGCGAAACACGGTGCGCTGCTCTCGGTGAACGACCGCGCCGACATCGCGCTCGCCGTCCAGGCCGATGTGCTGCATCTGGGGCAGGACGACCTCCCGGTATCCGTGGCACGGCGGATTCTCGGCGACGATCCGGTGATCGGCAGGTCGACGCACTCGCTGGAAGAGGCTCGCCGGGCGGCCACCGAGGACGGCGTGGACTACTTCTGCGTGGGGCCGTGCTGGCCGACCCCGACGAAACCGGGCAGGCCAGCGCCCGGACTGGAGCTGGTTCGCGCAGTGGCGGAAGGGATCGACACCACCCGCCCGTGGTTCGCGATCGGTGGCATCGACGAGCGGCGCGTCGGCGAGGTAGTGGCCGCGGGTGCACGACGTGCGGTCGTGGTGCGGGCCATCACCGAAGCCGAGGACCCGGCTGCGGCCGCGACCACCTTGCGCCAGGCCTTGCAACCCCACGACAGCTAG
- the thiC gene encoding phosphomethylpyrimidine synthase ThiC yields MTTLESGADVQPTVTTGPITGSRKVYHLTESGLRVPARRIDLSTGGHFDVYDTSGPYTDPDAVIDVHSGLHPTRSGWADGREHNTQLGWAKAGVITREMEFVAARERVDSEFVRSEVASGRAIIPVNRKHPESEPMIIGKNFLVKVNANMGNSAVWSSVEEEVDKMVWATRWGADTIMDLSTGKHIHTTREWILRNSPVPVGTVPIYQALEKVGGEPEKLSWEIYRDTVIEQCEQGVDYMTVHAGVLLRYVPLTANRVTGIVSRGGSIMAAWCLAHHTESFLYTHFEELCEILRAYDVTFSLGDGLRPGSIADANDRAQFAELETLGELTHIAREHDVQVMIEGPGHVPMHKIKENVELEERLCGEAPFYTLGPLATDIAPAYDHITSAIGAAQIGWYGTAMLCYVTPKEHLGLPNRDDVKTGVITYKIAAHSADLAKGHPYAQQWDDELSKARFEFRWNDQFNLSLDPDTARSFHDETLPAEPAKTAHFCSMCGPKFCSMRITQDVRKYAEEHGLSSVEAIDAGMREKSREFNEHGNQVYLPVVERE; encoded by the coding sequence GTGACCACACTGGAAAGCGGCGCCGACGTCCAGCCCACCGTCACCACCGGACCGATCACCGGCTCGCGCAAGGTGTACCACCTGACCGAATCCGGGCTCAGGGTGCCCGCTAGGCGAATCGACCTGTCCACTGGCGGTCACTTCGACGTCTACGACACCTCGGGGCCCTACACCGACCCCGATGCCGTGATCGACGTACACAGTGGACTCCACCCGACACGGTCCGGCTGGGCGGACGGTCGGGAGCACAACACCCAACTCGGCTGGGCCAAGGCGGGTGTCATCACCCGCGAGATGGAGTTCGTCGCGGCAAGGGAACGGGTCGATTCGGAGTTCGTTCGCTCCGAAGTGGCCAGCGGGCGTGCGATCATCCCGGTCAACCGCAAGCATCCCGAGTCCGAGCCGATGATCATCGGCAAGAACTTCCTGGTGAAGGTCAACGCCAACATGGGCAACTCGGCCGTGTGGTCCTCGGTCGAGGAAGAGGTCGACAAGATGGTGTGGGCTACCCGGTGGGGCGCCGACACGATCATGGACCTGTCCACCGGCAAGCACATTCACACCACTCGCGAGTGGATCTTGCGTAACTCGCCCGTTCCCGTAGGCACCGTCCCGATCTACCAGGCGCTGGAAAAGGTCGGCGGCGAGCCGGAGAAACTCAGCTGGGAGATCTACCGCGACACCGTCATCGAACAGTGTGAGCAGGGCGTCGACTACATGACAGTGCACGCGGGCGTGCTGCTGCGGTACGTGCCGCTCACCGCGAACCGGGTCACCGGAATCGTCTCCCGAGGAGGCTCCATCATGGCGGCGTGGTGCCTGGCGCACCACACGGAGTCCTTCCTGTACACCCACTTCGAAGAGCTGTGCGAGATCCTGCGTGCCTACGACGTCACGTTCTCGCTCGGCGACGGTCTTCGGCCCGGCTCCATCGCCGATGCCAACGACCGCGCCCAGTTCGCGGAGTTGGAGACGCTCGGCGAACTCACCCACATCGCTCGCGAACACGACGTCCAGGTGATGATCGAGGGACCTGGTCACGTGCCCATGCACAAGATCAAGGAGAACGTCGAACTGGAGGAGCGGCTCTGCGGCGAGGCGCCCTTCTACACCCTTGGCCCGCTCGCGACCGATATCGCGCCCGCGTACGACCACATCACCTCGGCGATCGGCGCCGCCCAGATCGGTTGGTACGGCACCGCCATGCTCTGCTACGTGACTCCGAAGGAGCACCTCGGCCTTCCCAACCGCGACGACGTGAAGACCGGTGTGATCACCTACAAGATCGCCGCCCACAGCGCCGATCTCGCCAAGGGACACCCCTACGCGCAGCAGTGGGACGACGAGCTTTCCAAGGCCCGGTTCGAGTTCAGGTGGAACGACCAGTTCAACCTCTCGCTCGACCCCGACACCGCACGCTCGTTCCACGACGAGACGCTGCCTGCCGAACCGGCCAAGACCGCGCACTTCTGCTCGATGTGCGGACCGAAGTTCTGCTCCATGCGGATCACCCAGGACGTGCGCAAGTACGCCGAGGAGCACGGGCTGTCCAGCGTCGAGGCGATCGATGCCGGGATGCGGGAGAAGTCACGGGAGTTCAACGAGCACGGCAACCAGGTCTACCTGCCGGTGGTCGAGCGCGAGTGA
- a CDS encoding GntR family transcriptional regulator, translated as MLEAVASTRGQREPKYWSLKQHLLDLLESMPAGSPIPTERSLAGDFHVSRTTVRQALADLTAEGRLHRVQGKGTFAAEPKMAQRLQLSSYTEDMRAQGREPSSQLLEIEEIVAEGDLPKLLGVRTGAKVLKLRRLRLADDEPMALETTHLPLARFRGIRKQIAQGGSLYEALRERYGVRLERAEETIETSLAGPQEAELLGADVGMPVLLLSRQTFASDGKPVEFVRSIYRGDRYKFVTTLTRP; from the coding sequence ATGTTGGAGGCAGTTGCGAGCACCCGCGGCCAGCGCGAGCCCAAGTACTGGTCGCTGAAGCAGCATCTGCTCGATCTGCTGGAGTCGATGCCAGCGGGATCTCCTATCCCCACCGAGCGTTCGCTCGCGGGGGATTTTCACGTCTCCCGCACCACCGTGCGCCAAGCGCTGGCGGACCTCACGGCAGAGGGCAGGCTTCACCGGGTGCAGGGCAAGGGCACATTCGCGGCCGAGCCGAAGATGGCGCAACGGCTGCAGTTGTCCTCGTACACCGAGGACATGCGGGCGCAGGGCAGGGAGCCCTCCTCGCAGTTGCTGGAGATCGAGGAGATCGTCGCCGAGGGCGACCTGCCGAAGCTACTCGGTGTCCGTACCGGGGCAAAAGTGCTCAAGTTGCGCAGGCTGCGGCTCGCCGACGACGAGCCCATGGCGCTGGAGACGACGCACCTGCCACTGGCCAGGTTCCGTGGCATCCGAAAGCAGATCGCGCAGGGCGGTTCCCTGTACGAGGCGTTGCGGGAGCGCTACGGCGTGCGGCTGGAACGTGCGGAGGAGACCATCGAGACGTCGCTGGCGGGTCCGCAGGAGGCGGAGCTGCTCGGGGCTGACGTCGGAATGCCGGTGTTGCTGCTCTCCAGGCAGACCTTCGCCTCCGACGGCAAGCCGGTGGAGTTCGTTCGCTCGATCTACCGTGGTGACCGGTACAAGTTCGTCACAACGCTGACCCGGCCGTGA